One window from the genome of Pseudanabaena yagii GIHE-NHR1 encodes:
- a CDS encoding IS1 family transposase (programmed frameshift) encodes MKCPKCGSTHIRKNGKRGDKQNHICADCGRQFIDHYSVLGYSQDVKKICLKMYCNGMGFRQIERCTDVSHNSVINWVKEAAKQLPEHPPIETIPDVGELDELQTFVGSKKTIWLWTAVNHFSQGILAWVLGDRSSKTFEPLWTLIKVWQCYFWVTDGYCVYKMFINSEDQIISKTYMTRVEGENTRLRHYLARLHRKTLCYSKSEQMLRYSIRLLIHYLKYKSIPTFS; translated from the exons ATGAAATGTCCAAAGTGTGGTTCAACACATATTCGTAAAAATGGGAAACGAGGAGACAAACAAAATCATATTTGCGCTGATTGCGGTCGTCAGTTCATTGATCATTACTCAGTGCTGGGATATTCCCAAGATGTCAAAAAAATATGCCTAAAAATGTACTGCAACGGCATGGGATTTAGACAAATTGAGAGATGTACCGATGTTAGTCACAACTCAGTCATCAACTGGGTTAAGGAAGCAGCCAAGCAATTACCAGAACATCCACCGATTGAGACTATTCCTGATGTTGGTGAACTGGATGAACTCCAGACTTTTGTTGGGTCAAAAAAAACT ATTTGGCTATGGACTGCGGTGAATCATTTTAGCCAAGGTATCTTGGCTTGGGTATTAGGGGATAGGAGTAGCAAAACCTTTGAACCTCTATGGACATTGATTAAGGTTTGGCAATGCTATTTCTGGGTTACCGATGGCTACTGTGTCTACAAAATGTTTATCAACTCGGAAGATCAAATTATTAGCAAAACCTACATGACCAGAGTTGAGGGTGAAAATACGAGACTGAGACATTATCTTGCCAGATTGCATCGCAAAACTTTATGTTATTCAAAATCTGAACAAATGTTGCGGTATTCAATTCGTCTGTTAATTC